A single region of the Cronobacter condimenti 1330 genome encodes:
- a CDS encoding YfcL family protein: MIAEFEARILALIDEMVEHASDDELFASGYLRGHLTLAVAALEHGDDHSQQAVYTMVTNSLETAIHAGELSPRDQALVLGMWDNLFQQAKLN, translated from the coding sequence ATGATTGCCGAATTTGAAGCACGCATTCTGGCGCTGATTGATGAGATGGTAGAGCACGCGAGCGATGACGAACTCTTCGCAAGCGGTTATCTGCGCGGGCACCTGACGCTTGCCGTGGCGGCGCTGGAGCATGGCGATGACCACTCGCAGCAGGCGGTATATACGATGGTGACCAATAGCCTTGAAACCGCCATTCACGCGGGCGAACTCTCGCCGCGCGATCAGGCGCTGGTGCTGGGCATGTGGGATAACCTCTTCCAGCAGGCGAAGCTGAACTAA